In one Streptomyces marincola genomic region, the following are encoded:
- the atpB gene encoding F0F1 ATP synthase subunit A, with product MSREFTVSDDQVLAFETDCHLFDGCGFPAPSEWSFIFEPLFTIGSFEVDKPMALVVLSTAIVCSFFWFAFSKPKVVPGKFQLVAEVLYDFVRRGIARETIGKKAEAYVPLLMSLFFFVWIMNIWAIIPFAQFPATSIIAYPAALALIVWVTYMTLTFKTNGFVGGIKNLCVPSGLPKGIYVILTPMEFLSSVIVRPLTLTVRLFANMFAGHLLLLVFIIGTWYTLGSVVGTFYAATSMVMTVLLTFFELFIQALQAYVFTALTATYISQALEEAH from the coding sequence ATGTCGAGGGAGTTCACGGTGAGTGACGACCAGGTGCTCGCCTTCGAGACCGACTGCCATCTCTTCGACGGCTGCGGCTTCCCCGCCCCGTCCGAGTGGTCGTTCATCTTCGAGCCGCTCTTCACGATCGGCTCGTTCGAAGTGGACAAGCCGATGGCGCTGGTGGTCCTCAGCACGGCGATCGTCTGCTCGTTCTTCTGGTTCGCCTTCTCGAAGCCGAAGGTCGTGCCGGGCAAGTTCCAGCTGGTCGCCGAGGTGCTGTACGACTTCGTGCGCCGCGGCATCGCCCGCGAGACGATCGGCAAGAAGGCGGAAGCCTACGTGCCGCTCCTGATGTCGTTGTTCTTCTTCGTGTGGATCATGAACATCTGGGCGATCATCCCCTTCGCCCAGTTCCCCGCGACGTCGATCATCGCCTATCCGGCGGCGCTGGCCCTGATCGTCTGGGTCACGTACATGACGCTGACCTTCAAGACGAACGGTTTCGTCGGCGGCATCAAGAACCTGTGCGTGCCCAGCGGGCTCCCGAAGGGGATCTACGTGATCCTCACGCCCATGGAGTTCCTGTCGAGCGTCATCGTCCGTCCGCTGACGCTCACGGTCCGGCTTTTCGCCAACATGTTCGCCGGGCACCTGCTGCTGCTGGTCTTCATCATCGGCACCTGGTACACCCTGGGCTCCGTGGTCGGCACGTTCTACGCCGCCACCTCGATGGTCATGACGGTGCTCCTGACGTTCTTCGAGCTGTTCATCCAGGCGCTCCAGGCGTACGTGTTCACCGCGCTGACCGCCACCTACATCTCCCAGGCGCTGGAAGAAGCGCACTGA
- the atpA gene encoding F0F1 ATP synthase subunit alpha — protein sequence MAELTIRPDEIRDALENFVQTYKPDAASREEVGTVSVAGDGIARVEGLPSAMANELLKFEDGTLGLALNLEEREIGVVVLGEFSGIEEGQSVRRTGEVLSVAVGDGYLGRVVDPLGNPIDGLGDIETTGRRALELQAPTVMQRKSVHEPMETGYKAVDTMTPIGRGQRQLIIGDRQTGKTALAVDTIINQRDNWRSGDPSKQVRCIYVAIGQKGSTIASVRGALEEAGALEYTTIVAAPASDPAGFKYIAPYTGSAIGQHWMYDGKHVLIIFDDLSKQADAYRAVSLLLRRPPGREAYPGDVFYLHSRLLERCAKLSDEMGGGSMTGLPIVETKANDVSAFIPTNVISITDGQCFLESDLFNAGQRPALNVGISVSRVGGSAQHKAVRQITGSLRVDLAQYRELEAFAAFGSDLDAASKSALSRGQRMVELLKQEQYSPYPTENQVVSIWSGTNGLMDDIPVSDIRRFERELLDYLGREHKDLMTSIREGGKMSDDTVQAIGSAVNQFKRQFQTSDGKLLGEG from the coding sequence ATGGCGGAGCTCACGATCCGGCCGGATGAGATCCGGGACGCGCTGGAGAACTTTGTCCAGACGTACAAGCCGGACGCGGCCTCGCGGGAAGAGGTCGGGACGGTCAGCGTTGCCGGCGACGGCATCGCACGTGTCGAGGGGCTGCCCTCGGCCATGGCGAACGAACTGCTGAAGTTCGAGGACGGCACCCTCGGCCTCGCCCTCAACCTTGAGGAGCGGGAGATCGGCGTCGTCGTCCTCGGCGAGTTCAGCGGCATCGAGGAGGGCCAGTCGGTGCGCCGCACCGGCGAGGTGCTGTCCGTCGCGGTCGGCGACGGCTACCTCGGCCGGGTCGTCGACCCGCTGGGCAACCCCATCGACGGCCTCGGGGACATCGAGACCACGGGCCGCCGCGCCCTTGAGCTCCAGGCCCCCACGGTGATGCAGCGCAAGTCGGTGCACGAGCCGATGGAGACCGGCTACAAGGCCGTCGACACCATGACGCCGATCGGCCGCGGCCAGCGCCAGCTGATCATCGGCGACCGGCAGACCGGCAAGACGGCGCTCGCGGTCGACACGATCATCAACCAGCGCGACAACTGGCGTTCCGGCGACCCGAGCAAGCAGGTCCGCTGCATCTACGTGGCCATCGGCCAGAAGGGCTCCACCATCGCGTCCGTGCGCGGCGCGCTGGAGGAGGCGGGCGCGCTCGAGTACACCACCATCGTGGCGGCTCCGGCGTCCGACCCGGCCGGCTTCAAGTACATCGCCCCGTACACCGGCTCGGCCATCGGCCAGCACTGGATGTACGACGGCAAGCACGTGCTGATCATCTTCGACGACCTGTCGAAGCAGGCCGACGCCTACCGCGCGGTCTCGCTGCTGCTGCGCCGCCCGCCGGGCCGCGAGGCGTACCCCGGCGACGTGTTCTACCTGCACTCCCGGCTGCTTGAGCGCTGCGCGAAGCTGTCGGACGAGATGGGCGGGGGCTCGATGACGGGCCTGCCGATCGTGGAGACCAAGGCCAACGACGTCTCCGCGTTCATCCCGACCAACGTGATCTCCATCACCGACGGTCAGTGCTTCCTGGAGTCCGACCTGTTCAACGCGGGGCAGCGCCCGGCGCTCAACGTCGGTATCTCCGTCTCCCGCGTCGGTGGCTCCGCGCAGCACAAGGCGGTGCGGCAGATCACCGGTTCGCTGCGTGTGGACCTGGCCCAGTACCGCGAGCTCGAGGCGTTCGCCGCCTTCGGCTCCGACCTGGACGCGGCCTCCAAGTCCGCGCTGTCCCGCGGTCAGCGCATGGTGGAGCTGCTGAAGCAGGAGCAGTACAGCCCGTACCCGACGGAGAACCAGGTCGTGTCCATCTGGTCCGGCACCAACGGCCTCATGGACGACATCCCGGTCTCCGACATCCGCCGCTTCGAGCGGGAGCTGCTCGACTACCTGGGCCGCGAGCACAAGGACCTCATGACCAGCATCCGTGAGGGCGGCAAGATGTCCGACGACACGGTGCAGGCCATCGGCTCCGCGGTGAACCAGTTCAAGCGGCAGTTCCAGACGTCGGACGGCAAGCTGCTGGGCGAGGGCTGA
- the atpE gene encoding ATP synthase F0 subunit C, translating into MSATLAAVEGSVNTIGFGLAAIGPGVGIGIIFGNGVQAIARQPEATGVIRQNMLLGFAVIEALALMGFVLAFAI; encoded by the coding sequence ATGTCCGCAACCCTCGCCGCAGTTGAAGGCAGCGTCAACACCATCGGCTTCGGCCTCGCGGCCATCGGCCCCGGTGTCGGCATCGGCATCATCTTCGGCAACGGCGTCCAGGCCATCGCCCGCCAGCCCGAGGCCACCGGCGTCATCCGGCAGAACATGCTGCTCGGCTTCGCCGTCATCGAGGCCCTGGCGCTGATGGGCTTCGTGCTCGCCTTCGCCATCTGA
- the rpmE gene encoding 50S ribosomal protein L31: MKRDIHPEYYVTEVSCTCGASFTTRSTVGEGRIRADICSECHPFYTGKQKILDTGGRVARFEARFGKNAGSARK, encoded by the coding sequence GTGAAGCGCGACATCCACCCGGAGTACTACGTCACCGAGGTCAGCTGCACGTGCGGCGCCTCGTTCACCACTCGCAGCACCGTCGGCGAGGGGCGCATCCGCGCCGACATCTGCTCCGAGTGCCACCCCTTCTACACCGGCAAGCAGAAGATCCTCGACACCGGTGGCCGCGTGGCCCGCTTCGAGGCGCGCTTCGGCAAGAACGCCGGGTCCGCCCGCAAGTAG
- a CDS encoding arsenate reductase/protein-tyrosine-phosphatase family protein — translation MTPPSAGPADVGIPAPQVPGGQRQVFRILHVSTGNVCRSPITERLTRQALAERLGSSATGLVVESAGTWGHEGAPMEAHAAQLLHEYGADPGDFMGRELLDEHVIDADLVLTATRDHRAQVISMGHSAGLRTFTLKEFTRLVRAIDTATLPVAASPEELVERARALARAAAALRGWLLAPNVEADEVQDPYGAPLPYFRSIGEEIRAALDPVVTALTGVPPRGARAGRVLL, via the coding sequence TTGACGCCGCCCTCGGCCGGCCCCGCGGACGTTGGCATACCGGCGCCGCAGGTTCCCGGCGGTCAGCGGCAGGTGTTCCGCATCCTGCACGTCAGCACGGGCAACGTGTGCCGCTCCCCGATCACGGAACGGCTCACGCGGCAGGCCCTGGCCGAACGGCTCGGCAGCTCGGCGACCGGCCTGGTCGTGGAGAGCGCGGGCACGTGGGGGCACGAGGGGGCGCCGATGGAGGCCCACGCGGCCCAGCTGCTGCACGAGTACGGCGCGGACCCGGGCGACTTCATGGGCCGGGAGCTGCTCGACGAGCACGTCATCGACGCCGACCTGGTGCTGACCGCGACCCGCGACCACCGGGCCCAGGTGATCTCGATGGGGCACTCCGCCGGGCTGCGCACGTTCACGCTGAAGGAGTTCACCCGGCTGGTGCGGGCCATCGACACGGCCACGCTGCCGGTGGCCGCCTCGCCGGAGGAACTGGTGGAACGCGCCAGGGCGCTGGCCAGGGCCGCCGCCGCGCTGCGCGGCTGGCTGCTCGCGCCGAACGTCGAGGCGGACGAGGTGCAGGACCCGTACGGGGCGCCGCTGCCGTACTTCCGGTCGATCGGCGAGGAGATCCGCGCCGCGCTCGACCCGGTGGTCACGGCGCTCACCGGCGTGCCCCCGCGCGGCGCGCGGGCCGGGCGCGTCCTGCTGTAG
- a CDS encoding LCP family protein, which translates to MGPQSDDGERMGRPRRPGTARRPGRRRVLRGVVLGLAAVVLLAGAGLTALYVKLDGNLSRVDIDAALGPDRPRDTPGGSKDILVLGSDSRSGENGGFGGPDAQAGARSDTAMIVHVNEAGDAATVVSIPRDTLVTRPACERGDGSTEPAAGRSVFNEAYTVGGPSCAVKTVEAMTGLRMDHYLEVDFDGFARLIDTLGGVEITTTRAIDDDDSHLHLPAGTHTLDGEQALALVRTRKAVGDGSDLGRIELQQSFLRALAEQVGGVGLTSSPKRLYDMADAATSAVTTDASIGSVRELAGLARALDGIGPDDMQLVTLPVGPDPADPNRVTPLDRQAEQVWRALRRDEPVPASAEEGTASEEGGGPPVAGG; encoded by the coding sequence CCGCCGTCCCGGTACGGCCCGCCGCCCCGGCCGCAGGCGTGTGCTGCGCGGCGTGGTGCTCGGCCTCGCCGCCGTCGTCCTGCTCGCCGGCGCCGGGCTCACGGCGCTGTACGTCAAGCTCGACGGGAACCTCTCCCGGGTCGACATCGACGCCGCGCTCGGGCCCGACCGGCCCCGCGACACCCCCGGCGGCTCCAAGGACATCCTCGTGCTCGGCTCGGACTCCAGGTCGGGCGAGAACGGCGGCTTCGGCGGCCCGGACGCCCAGGCGGGCGCCCGCAGCGACACCGCCATGATCGTGCACGTCAACGAGGCGGGGGACGCGGCCACGGTCGTCTCCATACCGCGCGACACCCTCGTGACCCGGCCCGCGTGCGAACGCGGCGACGGCTCGACCGAGCCCGCGGCCGGCCGTTCCGTCTTCAACGAGGCGTACACGGTCGGCGGCCCGTCGTGCGCGGTGAAGACCGTCGAGGCCATGACGGGCCTGCGCATGGACCACTACCTTGAGGTCGACTTCGACGGCTTCGCCCGGCTGATCGACACCCTCGGCGGGGTGGAGATCACCACCACGCGGGCCATCGACGACGACGACAGCCACCTCCACCTGCCGGCCGGCACCCACACCCTCGACGGGGAGCAGGCGCTGGCGCTCGTGCGCACCAGGAAGGCCGTCGGGGACGGCAGCGACCTGGGCCGCATCGAACTCCAGCAGTCCTTCCTGCGGGCCCTGGCCGAGCAGGTCGGCGGCGTCGGCCTGACGAGCAGCCCGAAGCGCCTGTACGACATGGCGGACGCGGCCACCTCCGCCGTCACCACCGACGCGTCCATCGGCTCGGTCCGCGAGCTGGCCGGTCTGGCCCGCGCGCTCGACGGCATCGGCCCGGACGACATGCAGCTGGTGACGCTGCCCGTCGGCCCCGACCCGGCCGACCCCAACCGGGTCACGCCGCTGGACCGCCAGGCCGAGCAGGTGTGGCGCGCGCTGCGGCGCGACGAGCCGGTACCGGCCTCGGCCGAGGAGGGCACGGCCTCGGAGGAGGGCGGCGGCCCGCCGGTCGCGGGCGGCTGA
- the prfA gene encoding peptide chain release factor 1 yields the protein MFEAVEDLVGEHADLERRLADPSVHADQATARRLGKRYAELTPVITAYLAWKQHGEDIETARELAAEEPEFASELKELQARRAELTDELRLLLVPRDPSDDKDVILEIKAGEGGDESALFAGDLLRMYLRYAERVGWRTEIIDGNESDLGGYKDVSVAVKTKGTPPPGEGVWARLKYEGGVHRVQRVPATESQGRIHTSAAGVLVLPEAEDVEVEINAADLRVDVYRSSGPGGQSVNTTDSAVRITHLPTGIVVSCQNEKSQLQNKEQALRILRARLLAAAQEEADREASDARRSQVRTVDRSERVRTYNFPENRISDHRVGFKAYNLDQVLDGDLDAVIQACVDADAAAKLAAAG from the coding sequence ATGTTCGAGGCGGTCGAGGATCTCGTCGGCGAGCACGCCGACCTCGAACGGCGGCTGGCCGACCCGTCCGTGCACGCCGACCAGGCCACCGCGCGGCGGCTCGGCAAGCGCTACGCCGAGCTGACCCCGGTCATCACCGCCTACCTGGCCTGGAAGCAGCACGGCGAGGACATCGAGACCGCACGCGAACTCGCCGCGGAGGAGCCCGAGTTCGCGAGCGAGCTCAAGGAGCTCCAGGCGCGGCGCGCGGAGCTGACGGACGAGCTGCGCCTGCTGCTCGTGCCGCGCGACCCCAGCGACGACAAGGACGTGATCCTGGAGATCAAGGCGGGGGAGGGCGGCGACGAGTCCGCGCTCTTCGCCGGCGACCTCCTGCGCATGTACCTGCGCTACGCCGAACGCGTCGGCTGGCGCACCGAGATCATCGACGGCAACGAGTCGGACCTCGGCGGCTACAAGGACGTCTCGGTCGCGGTGAAGACCAAGGGCACCCCGCCGCCCGGCGAGGGCGTGTGGGCCCGCCTGAAGTACGAGGGCGGCGTGCACCGCGTGCAGCGCGTGCCCGCCACCGAGTCCCAGGGCCGCATCCACACCTCGGCGGCCGGCGTGCTCGTGCTGCCGGAGGCGGAGGACGTCGAGGTCGAGATCAACGCGGCCGACCTGCGCGTCGACGTGTACCGCTCCTCGGGCCCCGGCGGCCAGTCGGTCAACACCACCGACTCGGCCGTGCGCATCACGCACCTGCCCACCGGCATCGTCGTGTCCTGCCAGAACGAGAAGAGCCAGCTCCAGAACAAGGAGCAGGCCCTGCGCATCCTGCGCGCCCGGCTGCTCGCCGCCGCGCAGGAGGAGGCCGACCGCGAGGCGTCCGACGCGCGCCGCAGCCAGGTGCGGACGGTGGACCGCTCCGAGCGGGTGCGCACCTACAACTTCCCCGAGAACCGGATCTCCGACCACCGGGTCGGCTTCAAGGCGTACAACCTCGACCAGGTGCTCGACGGCGATCTCGACGCGGTCATCCAGGCCTGCGTGGACGCCGACGCGGCGGCCAAGCTGGCGGCGGCGGGGTGA
- the prmC gene encoding peptide chain release factor N(5)-glutamine methyltransferase, with amino-acid sequence MTASSGSPGSSGSPGSSGSSGASRSVLLAEVARATQRLADAGVPSPRFDAEELAAFVHGTERAKLHTVPDAEFDARYWEAVSRREAREPLQHITGRAFFRYLELKVGPGVFVPRPETESVVGWAIDAVRAMDVVEPLIVDLCTGSGAIALALAQEVPRSRVHAVELDSAALKWARQNVEGSRVVLHQGDARAALPELAGQVDLVISNPPYIPLTEWEYVAPEARDYDPQVALFSGEDGLDVIRGLERAAHRLLRPGGMVVVEHADTQGGQVPWIFTEDRGWADAADHPDLNNRPRFATARRVTR; translated from the coding sequence GTGACTGCGTCTTCAGGGTCTCCCGGCTCCTCCGGTTCTCCCGGTTCCTCCGGCTCCTCCGGGGCGTCCCGCTCCGTGCTGCTCGCCGAAGTGGCCAGGGCCACCCAGCGGCTGGCCGACGCCGGGGTGCCGTCGCCGCGTTTCGACGCCGAGGAGCTGGCCGCGTTCGTGCACGGCACCGAGCGGGCCAAGCTGCACACCGTGCCGGACGCCGAGTTCGACGCCCGCTACTGGGAGGCCGTCTCCCGCCGCGAGGCCCGCGAGCCGCTCCAGCACATCACCGGCCGGGCGTTCTTCCGCTACCTGGAGCTGAAGGTCGGCCCCGGCGTCTTCGTGCCGCGCCCCGAGACCGAGTCGGTGGTCGGCTGGGCGATAGACGCGGTGCGCGCGATGGACGTCGTGGAACCCCTGATCGTCGACCTGTGCACGGGCTCGGGCGCCATCGCCCTCGCGCTCGCGCAGGAGGTCCCGCGCTCGCGGGTGCACGCGGTGGAACTGGACAGCGCGGCCCTGAAGTGGGCCAGGCAGAACGTCGAGGGCAGCCGCGTCGTGCTGCACCAGGGGGACGCCAGGGCCGCCCTGCCGGAACTGGCGGGGCAGGTCGACCTGGTGATCTCCAACCCGCCGTACATCCCGCTGACCGAGTGGGAGTACGTGGCGCCCGAGGCGCGCGACTACGATCCGCAGGTCGCGCTGTTCTCCGGCGAGGACGGTCTCGACGTCATCCGCGGCCTGGAACGGGCCGCGCACCGGCTGCTGCGGCCCGGCGGCATGGTGGTCGTCGAGCACGCCGACACCCAAGGCGGGCAGGTGCCCTGGATCTTCACCGAGGACCGGGGCTGGGCCGACGCCGCGGATCACCCGGACCTCAACAACCGGCCTCGATTCGCCACCGCCCGCCGCGTCACGCGGTAG
- a CDS encoding MraY family glycosyltransferase, with product MREYLLTLCVVAAVTYLLTGPVRKFAIAWGAMPPIRARDVHREPTPRLGGIAMFGGLCAGLLVASQLTNVGEVFRVSDEPRALLSGAALIWLIGVLDDKYGVDALIKLGLQMIAAGVMVLQGLTILWLPVPTVGMVALTPLQGTLLTVAIVVITINAVNFVDGLDGLAAGMVGIAAAAFFLYAYRIWYGYGIEAAAPATLFAAVLLGMCLGFLPHNLHPARIFMGDSGSMLIGLVLAAGAVSITGQVDPDAIGLFSGSVRDAVIEMVPVYMPLLLPLTIIAVPFADLVMAIVRRTWNGRSPFSADRGHLHHRLLEIGHSQSRAVLIMYFWSALIAFGAVAYSVQSANAALVPTVMGLSAAGLVVLLLPRFTPRVPRWAQGLVPPRYRDRKRRLAPQLPVESAADVHEPGEREAGEPAPPGTQPTSLAGLHGATAVGDRQRFALRRKIDTRS from the coding sequence GTGCGCGAGTACCTGCTGACGCTCTGCGTCGTTGCGGCCGTCACCTATCTGCTGACGGGGCCGGTACGGAAGTTCGCCATCGCGTGGGGCGCGATGCCGCCCATCAGAGCGCGCGACGTGCACCGCGAGCCGACGCCGCGGCTCGGCGGCATCGCGATGTTCGGCGGGCTGTGCGCCGGCCTGCTGGTCGCCTCGCAGCTGACGAACGTCGGCGAGGTGTTCCGGGTCTCGGACGAGCCGCGGGCGCTGCTCTCGGGGGCGGCCCTGATCTGGCTGATCGGTGTGCTCGACGACAAGTACGGCGTGGACGCCCTGATCAAACTAGGGCTCCAGATGATCGCCGCGGGCGTCATGGTGCTCCAGGGACTGACCATTCTGTGGCTGCCGGTGCCCACCGTGGGCATGGTCGCGCTCACCCCCCTCCAGGGCACGCTGCTCACGGTGGCGATCGTCGTCATCACCATCAACGCCGTGAACTTCGTGGACGGCCTCGACGGCCTCGCGGCCGGGATGGTCGGGATCGCCGCCGCCGCGTTCTTCCTGTACGCCTACCGGATCTGGTACGGCTACGGCATCGAGGCCGCGGCGCCCGCCACGCTCTTCGCCGCCGTGCTGCTCGGCATGTGCCTGGGCTTCCTGCCGCACAACCTGCACCCGGCGCGGATCTTCATGGGGGACTCGGGGTCGATGCTGATCGGCCTCGTGCTCGCGGCCGGCGCGGTGTCGATCACCGGGCAGGTGGACCCGGACGCGATCGGGCTGTTCTCCGGCTCCGTCCGCGACGCCGTCATCGAGATGGTCCCGGTCTACATGCCGCTGCTGCTGCCGCTGACGATCATCGCCGTGCCGTTCGCCGACCTGGTGATGGCGATCGTGCGCCGCACCTGGAACGGCCGCTCCCCGTTCTCGGCCGACCGGGGCCACCTGCACCACCGGCTGCTGGAGATCGGCCACTCGCAGAGCCGCGCGGTGCTGATCATGTACTTCTGGTCGGCGCTGATCGCGTTCGGCGCGGTCGCCTACTCCGTGCAGTCGGCGAACGCGGCGCTCGTGCCCACCGTGATGGGGCTGAGCGCCGCCGGGCTCGTGGTGCTGCTGCTGCCGCGCTTCACCCCCCGCGTGCCCCGGTGGGCCCAGGGCCTGGTGCCGCCGCGGTACCGGGACCGCAAGCGGCGGCTGGCCCCGCAGCTGCCGGTGGAGTCGGCGGCCGACGTGCACGAGCCGGGGGAGCGGGAGGCCGGGGAGCCGGCGCCGCCGGGCACCCAGCCGACCTCGCTGGCCGGTCTGCACGGTGCGACGGCGGTGGGGGACAGGCAGCGGTTCGCGCTGCGCCGCAAGATCGACACCCGCTCCTAG
- a CDS encoding F0F1 ATP synthase subunit B: MIELAAEEPMSPVLPVVPEIVIGLICFGVVYFVFHKKLLPAINKALDERREAIEGGMEKAEAVQAEARQTLESYKEQLAEARHEAARMRQEAQEQGASLIAEMREEGQRQREEIIAAGHAQIAADRKQAAELLRQDVGKLAIELAGRLVGESLEDHARQSRTIDRFLDELEEQADRSVPSSSTEAGR; the protein is encoded by the coding sequence CTGATCGAACTGGCTGCCGAAGAGCCGATGAGCCCTGTGCTCCCGGTGGTCCCCGAGATCGTCATCGGCCTGATCTGCTTCGGTGTCGTCTACTTCGTCTTCCACAAGAAGCTGCTGCCCGCCATCAACAAGGCGCTCGACGAGCGGCGGGAGGCGATCGAGGGCGGCATGGAGAAGGCCGAGGCCGTCCAGGCGGAGGCCCGGCAGACGCTGGAGAGCTACAAGGAGCAGCTCGCCGAGGCGCGCCACGAGGCCGCCCGGATGCGTCAGGAGGCACAGGAGCAGGGTGCCTCGCTCATCGCCGAGATGCGCGAGGAGGGCCAGCGGCAGCGCGAGGAGATCATCGCCGCGGGCCACGCCCAGATCGCGGCCGACCGCAAGCAGGCCGCGGAGCTGCTGCGCCAGGACGTCGGCAAGCTCGCCATCGAGCTGGCCGGCCGGCTCGTCGGGGAGTCCCTGGAGGACCACGCCCGGCAGAGCCGCACCATCGACCGCTTCCTCGACGAGCTGGAGGAGCAGGCCGACCGGTCCGTTCCCTCCTCGTCCACCGAGGCCGGACGATGA
- a CDS encoding F0F1 ATP synthase subunit delta: MIGASREALDAARERLDALVDNTGVDAAALAADLAAVTALLDRETSLRRVLTDPAQPGEGKADLVGRLLGGQVGGEAVDLVSGMVRSRWSASRDLVDAVEELADTADLVAAERDGSLGAVEDELFRFGRILAGAPQLRAALGTKDETASGGTARAALVRDLLGGRARPVTERLVVRLVERPRGRSLDSGLEALSTLAAARRGRSVAAVTSAVPLSDQQRARLGDALARLYGREIQLNLDVDPAVLGGISVRIGDEVIHGTVADRLDEVNRRMAG; this comes from the coding sequence ATGATCGGAGCGAGTCGCGAGGCGCTCGACGCCGCGCGCGAGCGGCTTGACGCGCTGGTGGACAACACCGGCGTCGACGCCGCCGCGCTGGCCGCCGACCTGGCGGCCGTCACCGCGCTGCTCGACCGCGAGACGTCGCTGCGCAGGGTCCTCACCGACCCGGCGCAGCCCGGCGAGGGCAAGGCGGACCTGGTCGGGCGCCTGCTGGGCGGGCAGGTCGGCGGCGAGGCCGTCGACCTGGTCTCCGGCATGGTCAGGTCCCGCTGGTCCGCCTCGCGCGACCTGGTGGACGCCGTCGAGGAGCTGGCGGACACGGCGGACCTCGTCGCCGCCGAGCGCGACGGCAGCCTGGGCGCGGTCGAGGACGAGCTGTTCCGCTTCGGCCGCATCCTCGCCGGCGCGCCGCAGCTGCGGGCCGCCCTCGGTACCAAGGACGAGACGGCCTCGGGCGGCACCGCGCGGGCCGCCCTGGTGCGGGACCTGCTGGGCGGGCGTGCCCGCCCGGTCACGGAACGGCTCGTCGTACGGCTCGTGGAACGCCCGCGTGGACGTAGCCTGGACAGTGGGCTCGAAGCGCTGAGCACGCTCGCCGCCGCGAGGCGGGGCCGCTCGGTCGCCGCGGTCACCTCCGCGGTGCCGCTCAGCGACCAGCAGCGTGCGCGCCTCGGGGATGCCCTCGCCCGGCTGTACGGCCGGGAGATCCAGCTGAATCTCGACGTGGACCCGGCGGTGCTCGGCGGGATCTCCGTGCGGATCGGCGACGAGGTCATCCACGGCACCGTCGCGGACCGCCTCGACGAGGTGAACCGCCGGATGGCGGGCTGA
- a CDS encoding L-threonylcarbamoyladenylate synthase: MARRYDCADVVDRKHGLREATAAVRRGDLVVLPTDTVYGIGADAFNTTAVADLLDAKGRGRGVPSPVLVGSPNTLHGLVTDFSELAWELVDAFWPGALTLVARHQPSLTWDLGETRGTVAVRMPLHPVALELLKEFGPMAVSSANLTGQPAPQTCDAAQDMLGDSVAVYLDGGPTPDTVPSSIVDVTGQVPVLLRAGAVSEEELRKVVPDLETAH; this comes from the coding sequence ATGGCACGGCGTTACGACTGCGCGGACGTGGTCGATCGCAAGCACGGTCTGCGGGAGGCCACCGCCGCCGTCCGGCGGGGCGATCTGGTCGTCCTGCCGACCGACACGGTCTACGGCATCGGCGCGGACGCGTTCAACACGACGGCCGTGGCCGACCTGCTCGACGCCAAGGGCCGGGGCCGCGGGGTGCCGTCCCCGGTGCTCGTCGGCTCGCCGAACACGCTGCACGGCCTGGTCACCGACTTCTCCGAACTGGCGTGGGAGCTCGTGGACGCCTTCTGGCCCGGCGCGCTGACGCTGGTCGCCCGGCACCAGCCCTCGCTGACCTGGGACCTGGGCGAGACCCGCGGCACCGTCGCCGTCCGGATGCCGCTGCACCCGGTCGCGCTCGAACTCCTCAAGGAATTCGGCCCGATGGCCGTCTCCAGCGCCAACCTGACCGGCCAGCCGGCCCCGCAGACCTGCGACGCGGCCCAGGACATGCTGGGCGACTCCGTCGCCGTGTACCTCGACGGCGGTCCGACTCCCGACACCGTGCCGTCCTCCATCGTCGACGTCACCGGGCAGGTCCCGGTCCTGCTGCGTGCCGGGGCGGTGAGCGAGGAGGAGCTGCGGAAGGTCGTTCCCGATCTGGAGACCGCGCATTGA